Below is a genomic region from Leifsonia sp. Root112D2.
GGATCAGCTACATCGCCTCCACCTCGGATGCCGGCGGCCCGGTTCTCGACGATCCGCTCGCGACGCGGTTGCAGGCGGCGATCGGCACCTCGGTGAGCCTCGCGGAGCATCCGGATGCCGCCGTCGACCGCCTCTTCGCAATAAACGAGGTCTTCACCGCCGAGGTGCGCGCGTCCTCCGCCTTCCGCGCCGCCGTCGTCGCTGCCCTCCCGCAGGTGCGCGCCCTCACCCGTCCCGCTGGTTGAGGAGGCGCGCGAAGCCGCCGTCTCGAAACCGCCCCGCGCGGCCCTGGTTTCGAGACGTCGCCTCGTTCCTCGACGACTCCTCAACCAGCGAACAGGTGAGAAAGCTGGGTTATACCCCAGAATCGGGATGCGGTCAACATTTAAGTAGACACGGCGCGCCCTGCGGCATATAGTTGATCTTTGCGCTCCCTCATACAATCACGCCTTCATATTGCGGTCGGCTCGTGTGCCCGGGCCCGGTTTCGAACTATCGAAACGGGTCATATATCGGCACCATCTGCGGGAGTTCGTTCACAACAGTTCCCCATACTGATCACAAGTAACTTAAGGCCCGACGGGGCCCACGGAGGTTATTTCCTTGGCTGCTGCGCGCAACGCAACCACCACGCATTCATCAAAATCCGAACCAAAGAACGGGCGCAACCACTCGCGTCTTTCGTTCGCAAAGATCACAGACACCCTGACCGTTCCCGATCTGCTTGCTTTGCAGACCGAGAGCTTTGACTGGCTCGTCGGAAACGACGCCTGGAAGGCGCGCGTTGCCGAGGGCGAGGCGCAGGGTCGCCAGGACCTTCCGAGCAACACCGGTCTGGAGGAGATCTTCGAGGAGATCTCTCCGATCGAGGACCTCGGCGAGACCATGCAGCTGTCGTTCACGAACCCGTTCCTCGAAGAGAAGAAGTACTCGATAGACGAGTGCAAGGAGAAGGGCAAGACCTACTCCGCTCCTCTCTACGTCGAGGCCGAGTTCATGAATCACCTCACGGGTGAGATCAAGACGCAGACCGTCTTCATGGGTGACTTCCCGCTCATGACCGAGAAGGGCACCTTCGTCATCAACGGCACCGAGCGTGTCGTCGTGTCGCAGCTGGTTCGCTCCCCCGGTGTCTACTTCGACCGCACGCCCGAGAAGACCTCCGACAAGGACATCTACTCCGCACGTGTCATCCCCAGCCGTGGCGCCTGGCTCGAGTTCGAGATCGACAAGCGCGACCAGGTCGGTGTGCGCATCGACCGCAAGCGCAAGCAGTCCGTCACCGTGTTCCTCAAGGCACTCGGCCTGACGAGCGAAGACATCCTCGAGGAGTTCAAGGGCTTCGATTCGATAGCCCTCACCCTCGAGAAGGATGCCATCCTCACCAAGGAAGAGGCGCTCAAGGACATCTACCGCAAGCTGCGCCCGGGCGAGCAGGTTGCCGCCGAGGCCGCGCGTGCGCTGCTCGACAACTTCTACTTCAACCCGAAGCGTTATGACCTGGCCAAGGTTGGTCGCTACAAGATCAACCGCAAGCTCGGTATCGACGCTCCCCTGAGCGACTCGGTGCTGACCACCAAGGACATCATCGCGACGATCAAGTACCTGGTCTCGCTGCACGACAACCAGACCACGTTCAAGGGCGTGCGCGACGGCAAGAGTGTCGACATCCGCCTCGACGTCGATGACATCGACCACTTCGGCAACCGTCGCATCCGCGCGGTCGGCGAGCTCATTCAGAACCAGGTTCGCACCGGTCTCTCCCGCATGGAGCGCGTCGTTCGCGAGCGCATGACCACGCAGGACATCGAGGCGATCACCCCGCAGACCCTGATCAACGTGCGCCCCGTCGTCGCCGCGATCAAGGAGTTCTTCGGAACCAGCCAGTTGAGCCAGTTCATGGACCAGAACAACCCGCTCGCGGGCCTGACCCACAAGCGCCGCCTGTCGGCACTGGGCCCGGGTGGTCTGAGCCGTGAGCGCGCAGGCGTCGAGGTGCGAGACGTTCACCCGTCGCACTACGGCCGCATGTGCCCCATCGAGACGCCTGAAGGCCCCAACATCGGCCTGATCGGTTCGCTCGCATCGTTCGCGCGCATCAACTCGTTCGGGTTCATCGAGACCCCGTACCGCCGCGTCGTCAAGGGCAAGGTCACCACGACCATCGACTACCTCACCGCAAGTGAGGAAGACGACTTCATCGTGGCCCAGGCCAACGCCCCGCTCACGAAGGACAGCACCTTCGCCGAGGAGCGCGTGCTCGCCCGCAAGAAGGGCGGCGAGGTCGACCTGATGCCGCACGACGAGATCGGCTACATGGATGTCTCCCCGCGCCAGATGGTGTCGGTCGCGACCTCTCTTATTCCGTTCCTCGAGCACGACGACGCCAACCGCGCCCTCATGGGCGCGAACATGCAGCGTCAGGCCGTGCCGCTGGTGCGCAGCGAGTCCCCGCTGGTGGGAACCGGCATGGAGGGCTACGCGGCCATCGACGCCGGTGACGTGCTGACGGCGGATGCTGCCGGTGTCGTCTCCGAGGTCTCTGCGGATGCTGTCACGGTTCAGCTCGACGAGGGCGGAACGCAGACCTACTACCTGCGCAAGTTCGACCGCTCCAACCAGGGCACCTCGTACAACCACCGTGTTGTCGTGAACGAGGGCGACCGCATCGAGGCAGGCGAGGTCGTCGCAGACGGTCCGGCCACCGAGAACGGTGAGCTCGCGCTCGGCAAGAACCTGCTCGTGGCATTCATGCCGTGGGAGGGCTACAACTACGAAGACGCGATCATCCTCAGCCAGAACCTGGTGAAGGACGACACGCTCTCCTCGATTCACATCGAGGAGTACGAGGTCGACGCCCGCGACACCAAGCTCGGTAAGGAAGAGATCACCCGCGATCTGCCGAACGTCAGCCCGGATCTTCTGGCCGACCTCGACGAGCGCGGCATCATCCGCATCGGTGCAGAGGTTCGCCCCGGCGACATTCTGGTCGGAAAGGTCACGCCGAAGGGCGAGACCGAGCTTTCCGCCGAGGAGCGCCTGCTGCGCGCCATCTTCAACGAGAAGAGCCGCGAGGTTCGCGACACGAGCCTCAAGGTTCCCCACGGTGAGCAGGGCACGATCATCGGCGTCAAGGTGTTCGACGCGCAAGACGGAGACGACGAGCTCGGCTCGGGCGTCAACCAGCGCGTTGTCGTCTACATCGCCCAGAAGCGCAAGATCACCGCGGGTGACAAGCTCGCCGGCCGTCACGGCAACAAGGGTGTCATTTCGCGCATCCTGCCCGTCGAAGACATGCCGTTCCTCGCGGATGGTACGCCGGTCGACATCATCCTCAACCCGCTGGGTGTTCCCGGTCGCATGAACTTCGGCCAGGTGCTGGAGATTCACCTGGGCTGGATCGCCAAGCAGGGCTGGAACGTCGAGGGCAAGCCCACCTGGGCCAAGAAGCTGCCCGCCGCCGCTCACTCGGCCGAGCCGAACACCAAGGTTGCGACCCCGGTGTTCGACGGTGCCCGTGAGGAGGAGATCGCGGGTCTGCTCGACTCCACGATCCCCACGCGTGACGGCGAGCGCCTGATCGACTCCACCGGCAAGACGCAGCTGTTCGACGGCCGCAGCGGTGAGCCGTACCCGTACCCGATCTCGGTCGGCTACATGTACATCCTCAAGCTGCACCACCTCGTCGACGACAAGATCCACGCACGTTCGACCGGACCGTACTCCATGATCACGCAGCAGCCGCTGGGTGGTAAGGCACAGTTTGGTGGTCAGCGCTTCGGTGAGATGGAGGTGTGGGCGCTCGAGGCATATGGCGCCGCATACGCCCTGCAGGAGCTGCTGACCATCAAGTCGGACGACATCCTCGGCCGGGTCAAGGTCTACGAGGCCATCGTCAAGGGTGAGAACATCCAGGAGCCGGGCATCCCGGAATCCTTCAAGGTTCTGATCAAGGAAATGCAGTCGCTCTGCTTGAACGTCGAGGTGCTCTCGGCCGACGGCACAGCGGTGAGCCTGCGCGACACGGACGATGAAGCGTTCCGTGCCGCCGAGGAGCTCGGCATCAACCTTTCCTCGCGCTTCGAGTCGTCGTCTGTCGACGAGATCTAAGCGCAGCCAGACCCTACTGACGAATCTTCACAAGGAGAGAGTAAAAATTGCTCGACGTTACAACTTTTGACGAGCTTCGCATTGGCCTGGCTACCGCCGACGACATCCGTCGTTGGTCGCACGGTGAGGTCAAGAAGCCTGAAACAATCAACTACCGCACCCTCAAGCCCGAGAAGGACGGTCTGTTCGGTGAGCAGATCTTCGGTCCTTCCCGCGACTGGGAGTGCTCCTGCGGCAAGTACAAGCGCGTGCGCTTCAAGGGCATCGTCTGTGAGCGCTGTGGCGTAGAGGTCACGAAGTCGTCGGTGCGCCGTGAGCGCATGGGCCACATCGAACTCGCCGCCCCTGTCACCCACATCTGGTACTTCAAGGGTGTTCCTTCGCGCCTGGGCTACCTGCTCGACATGGCGCCGAAGGACCTGGAGAAGGTCATCTACTTCGCCGCGTACATGGTGATCGAGGTAGACGAAGACGGCCGTCACGCCGACATGCCGGGCCTGGAGAACGAGCTGCGTCTCGAGATCAAGACCCTCAGCGACCAGCGCGACTCGCGCATCGCCGACCGCCTCACCAAGCTCGAGGGCGACCTCGCGGCTCTGGAGGCCGAGGGTGCGAAGGCCGACCAGAAGCGTCGTACCAAGGACGGCGCCGAGAAGGAGATGAACCAGATTCGCAAGTCCTTTGACGAGGACATTGCGCGTCTGGAGCGTGTCTGGGATTCCTTCCGCAACCTCAAGGTGGGCGACCTCAAGCCTGAGGACGCCGACTTCAACGAGCTCTCCGACCGCTTCGGCCTGTACTTCGAGGCTTACATGGGCGCCGAGGCGATCAAGAAGCGTCTCGAGTCGTTCGACCTGGCCGCCGAGGCCGAGGTTCTGCACGACCAGATCGCCAACGGCAAGGGCCAGAAGAAGATCCGCGCCATCAAGCGTCTGCGCGTGGTCAACTCCTTCATCCAGACCGGCAACTCGCCGGCCGCGATGGTGCTCGATGTCGTTCCGGTGATCCCGCCCGAGCTGCGCCCGATGGTGCAACTGGATGGTGGCCGCTTCGCGACATCCGACCTCAACGACCTCTACCGTCGTGTGATCAACCGCAACAACCGCCTGCGTCGCCTGCTTGACCTCGGTGCCCCCGAGATCATCGTGAACAACGAGAAGCGCATGCTGCAGGAGGCCGTTGACGCGCTGTTCGACAACGGCCGTCGTGGTCGCCCCGTCACGGGTACCGGCAACCGCGCCCTCAAGTCCCTGAGCGACATGCTCAAGGGCAAGCAGGGTCGTTTCCGCCAGAACCTGCTTGGCAAGCGCGTGGACTACTCGGGCCGTTCGGTCATCATCGTCGGACCGCAGCTCAAGCTGCACCAGTGTGGTCTGCCGAAGGACATGGCTCTCGAGCTGTTCAAGCCGTTCGTGATCAAGCGCCTGATCGACCTGAGCCACGCTCAGAACATCAAGGCCGCCAAGCGCATGGTCGAGCGCGCACGCCCGCAGGTCTGGGACGTGCTCGAGGAGATCATCCGTGAGCGCCCCGTGCTGCTGAACCGCGCACCAACCCTGCACCGCCTGGGCATCCAGGCCTTCGAGCCTCAGCTCGTCGAGGGTAAGGCCATTCAGTTGCACCCGCTCGTGTGTGCCGCGTTCAACGCCGACTTCGACGGTGACCAGATGGCAGTGCACCTGCCGCTGTCCGTCGAGGCGCAGGCCGAGGCGCGCATCCTGATGCTCGCATCCAACAACATCCTGAAGCCGTCAGACGGCCGCCCGGTGACCCTGCCCTCACAGGACATGATCATCGGTCTGCACCACCTGACCACGCTCAAGGAGGGTGCCGTCGGTGAGGGCCGCGCGTTCTCGACGATCGCCGAGGCGATTCTCGCGCACGACCAGCACTCGCTCGACCTCAACGCCAAGGTGCGCATTCGCCTCTTCGACGTTGTCTTCGCCGAGGGTACCGGCCCGCAGAACATCGAAGAGGGCAAGCCTGTTCTCGTCGAGACCACGCTGGGTCGCGCGATCTTCAACGAGGCGCTGCCTGCCGACTACCCCTTCGTTGAAGAGGTTGCCGACAAGGGTGTGATCTCCGGCATCGTGAACAACCTTGCCGAGCGTTACCCCAAGGTCGAGGTTGCCACCGCGCTGGACAACATCAAGGATGCGGGCTTCTACTGGGCCTCGCGTTCCGGTTCCACCGTCGCGCTTTCCGACATCCTGACCCCGCCCTCGAAGCCGCAGATCATCGCGGGCTACGAGAAGAAGGCGGCCAAGGTTCAGGGCGAGTTCGACAAGGGTCTCACGACCGAGAACGAGCGCCGTCAGGAACTGGTCAAGATCTGGACGGATGCCACCAACGAGGTCGCCCAGGCGATGCAGGACAACTTCCCGAAGGACAACACGATTTACCGCATGGTCACCTCCGGTGCCCGTGGTAACTGGCTGCAGGTGCGCAACATCGCCGGTATGCGAGGCCTCGTGAACAACCCGAAGGGTGACATCATCCCGCGCCCGATCATCTCCTCGTACCGCGAGGGGCTGAGTGTGGCCGAGTACTTCATCGCGACACACGGTGCCCGCAAGGGTCTGGCTGACACGGCTCTGCGTACCGCAGACTCGGGTTACCTGACGCGTCGTCTCGTGGATGTCTCGCAGGACGTCATCATTCGTGAAGACGACTGTGGCACCTCGCGTGGTCTTGACACCGTCATCGCCGCACCGGATTCGACCGGCACGCTGGTTCGCGACGTCAACGTCGAGAACTCCGTGTTCGCGCGTTCGCTCGCTGCGGATGCCGTGGACTCGAAGGGCACCGTCATCGCCCCCGCGGGCAGCGACATCGGTGACGTGCTCATCGACAAGCTGGTCGAGGCCGGCGTGGAGAACATCAAGGTGCGTTCGGTGCTCACGTGTGAGTCTGCCGTCGGTGTGTGCGCGGTCTGCTACGGCCGTTCGCTCGCGACCGGCAAGCTCGTCGACATCGGCGAGGCCGTCGGCATCATCGCGGCCCAGTCGATCGGTGAGCCCGGCACGCAGCTGACGATGCGTACCTTCCACACCGGTGGTTCGGCATCCGCTGATGACATCACGCAGGGTCTGCCCCGCGTGACCGAGCTCTTCGAGGCGCGCACCCCCAAGGGTGCGTCGCCCATCGTCGAGTCCGCCGGTCGCGTCGTGATCGAAGACACGGATCGCAGCCGCAAGGTGATCCTCACGCCCGACAACGGCGACGAGCCGATCGCATACCCGGTGCTCAAGCGTTCGACCCTTCTCGTTGAGGACGGCCAGCACGTTGAGCTCGGCCAGCAGATCATCGTCGGTGCCGTCGACCCGAAGGAGGTGTTGCGCGTCAAGGGTGTTCGTGCCGTGCAGCAGCACCTCGTCGGTGGCGTGCAGGGCGTCTACCGCTCGCAGGGTGTGCCGATTCACGACAAGCACATCGAGGTCATCGTGCGCCAGATGCTGCGCAAGGTCACGGTTGTCGACCACGGCGACACGGATCTGCTGCCCGGTGAGCTGGTCGACCGCTCGAAGTACAACGAGCTGAACCGCGCCGCGCTGACCGAGGGCAAGAAGACCGCCTCGGCCCGTCAGGAGGTCATGGGTATCACCAAGGCGTCACTGGCGACCGAGTCGTGGCTGTCGGCCGCGTCGTTCCAGGAGACCACGCGTGTTCTCACGCAGGCCGCCATGGAAGGCAAGAGCGACCCGCTGATCGGCCTGAAGGAAAACGTGATCATCGGAAAGCTGATCCCGGCCGGAACCGGTCTGCCGCGCTACCGCAACGTGACCGTCGAGGCCACCGAGGAAGCAAAGGCGGAGCGTTACCCGAACCGCATCTTCACGGATGACGCCACCTTCGCCGAGAACGACCTGAGCTTCGTCGACTTCGACAGCTTCAGTTCGGACGACTACACGCCCGGCACCTACAACTAGGTTCGAGCGCAGTACACGAGGGGCCCCGGCTAACGCCGGGGCCCCTTCGTCGTGTCCTGCTACCCGCTGGTTGAGGAGCGAGGAACGAGCGTCTCGAAACCGGCCCGCCCGGCCCTGGTTTCGAGACGGGCCCTCCTTCGTCGAGCCCTCCTCAACCAGCGGAACGGCGCGACCACCGAACGGGTGGCCCCATATTTGGGTGATGTGCTCAGCATCCGCTCGGCGATAGCGTGACAGGGCTTATCCATATGCCCACCCGCTCTCTCTGTGCGCACCCGAAACGCCGCAGTCCCAGCTCTGTCGAGGAGGTACCCGTGGCATCCATGACCGAAATTCTGATTCTGCACGGGCTGCTGCCGATCGAGCAGCTCGATGCCCTCGAACACAGTCAGGCCGAAGAAGAGGCCGCCATTCGCGACCTCGTCAACAAGGGCGTCATCAACGAGGTGCAGCTCGCCACCGCGCGGGCCGCGCAGGCCAATCTGCCCTTCGTCGAACTGCTGGACTACCCCGTCGATCGCACCGCCGTCTCTCTCGTTGCCCCCGGCATCTGCCGCAGGCACAACGTTCTTCCCATCGCCGTGACCAACAACCGTGTGGTGCTGGCGATGGTCGACCCGGGCAATGTCTTCGCGATAGACGATGTGCGCGCGGCGACGCGCATGCAGGTCGACTCCGTTGTGGCCGAACGCAGCGACCTGCTGGCCGCCATCGATCGCTATCTGCGTGCCGACGGCGAGCTCAGCGACCTCACCACCACGCTCGAGGAGGAGAGCGCGCCGGCGGATGCCGCGACGCTGAGCATCGGCGATGCCGGTGACGACGACGCGCCCATCGTGCGTTTCGTGAACCTGCTGGTGAGCCAGGCGATCCAGGATGCGGCATCCGATATTCACATCGAACCGGGCGAGCACGAGGTGCGGGTTCGCTACCGCATCGACGGCGTGCTGCATGAGATGCAGCCGGCGCCCAAGAGCATCCAGAACGGCGTCATCTCCCGCCTGAAGATCATGAGCGACATCGACATCGCCGAGCGGCGCAAGCCGCAGGACGGTCGCATGTCTGTCAGCCACGGCGGCCGTCAGATCGACCTGCGCGTGGCCACGCTTCCCACGGTGTGGGGCGAGAAGATCGTCATGCGTATTCTCGACAACACCAACACGAGTCTCGATGTGCGCGACCTGGCCATGCTCGACCGCAACTTCGAGGTCTTCCGCACCTCGTATTCCAAGCCGTACGGCATGATCCTGGTCACCGGCCCCACCGGTTCGGGCAAGTCGACGACGCTGTACACGACCCTCGGCGCGGTGGCGAAGCCCGAGATCAACGTGATCACCGTCGAAGACCCGGTGGAGTACCGCATGGCGGGCATCAACCAGGTGCAGGTGAACCCGAAGGCGGGGCTCACCTTTGCCAGCGCGCTGCGCTCCATTCTGCGCAGCGACCCGGATGTCGTTCTGCTCGGTGAAATTCGCGACCACGAGACCGCGCAGATTGCCATCGAGGCCTCGCTCACCGGCCACCTGGTGCTGTCGACCCTGCACACCAACGACGCACCGAGCGCGGTCACCCGGCTCACCGAGATGGACATCGAACCGTTCCTGGTGGGATCCGCCCTCGATTCGGTCGTGGCCCAGCGGCTGGCCCGGCGCCTGTGCGAGCGCTGCAAGGCACCCGCCCCGATCGACCCGCAGCGGTTGCTGCAGCTGAACTTCACACTCGACCCCACCCGGGAGATGCCCGTCATCTACCAGCCCGTCGGATGCGCCAGCTGCTCGAACACCGGCTATCGCGGGCGGCTCGCCATTCACGAGGTGATGGTGGTGACCGAGGACATCGAGCGACTCGCCGTCGGGCGCGCGTCCAGCGCAGAGATCGGCCGCCTGGCCAGAGCCCAGGGCATGCTCACGCTGCGCGAAGACGGCTGGGCCAAGGTGCAGCTGGGCATGACGTCGATTGACGAGATCTTGCGGGTGGTCGCCTAGTGCGCCCCGGCATTCGGTGCGAAGGCGCGCTTGCGCCGACCCGCACGCGGGAGAAGGGCAATGAGCATGGATGACTCTATCTACGAGATTCCGGTGATTCCGCCGGACCCCGGCACCGGCAGCTGGAGTCTCACCGGCTTGGGCTCTGAGCAGGGCGGTGCGAAGCCGGATGCGGTCCAGCCGCTGCTGCGCCCGCGTTCCGCAGACCGGGCGGCGGTGCCCGGCGTAGCGCTTCCGCAGCCCGTTCCTGCGCCGACCGGCCAGCCCGCGGCAGCCGCGCCTCCCGTGCAGGCACAGCCTGCGCAGCCGCAGCCGCAGCCGCAACAGCCGCAGCCGCAGCCCGTGGCAGCAGCGCAGCCTGCACCCCCCGCCGCCGACTCACCCGCAGATGCGCGCCGCGTCTCCCGCCAGAGTGCCGACCCCGAACTCATCGCCGCGCTGCAGGAGGTCGTCTACAGTCGCGCATCCGACCTGCACATCACCGCGAATGCGGCACCGATGATCCGCGTCGACGGAGGCCTGCGGCCCGTGCCCGGTGGGCAGGTGTGGGATCGCGAGCGAGTCGCATCCGCCCTGCAGAGCATCATCAGCGAGCAGCAGCGCACCCAGTTCGGGCGCGAGCTCGAGCTCGATTTTGCCTACACGGTGTCGGCGAACGCCCGCTTTCGCGTCAACTACTACCAGCAGCGCGACTCGATCGGCGCGGCTTTTCGGCTCATCCCCACCGAGATCAAGCAACTCAAAGACCTCGGCGTGCCCGAGTCAATCGGCCGCTTCGCGACCCTGCCGCGTGGTCTCGTGCTCGTGACAGGCCCCACCGGCTCCGGAAAGTCCACCACGCTGGCCGCGCTCGTGGACTTGGTGAACTCCACGCGCACCGACCACATCGTGACCGTCGAAGACCCCATCGAGTTTCTGCACGCGCACAAGAAGTCCATCGTGAACCAGCGCGAGGTCGGCCACGATACCCACAGCTTCGCCTCGGCCCTCAAGCATGTGCTGCGTCAGGACCCGGATGTGATTCTCATCGGCGAGCTGCGCGACCTCGAGACCATCTCGGTAGCGCTCACCGCCGCCGAGACGGGCCACCTGGTCTTCGCCACCCTGCACACGCAGGATGCCCCGCAGACGATCGACCGCATGATCGACGTGTTCCCGCCCCACCAGCAGGGCCAGGTGCGCGCACAGCTCGCCGCGACGCTGCAGGGCGTGGTCTGTCAGACTCTCGTGGCCCGGGCCACGGGTGAGGGCCGGGCCGTGGCCACCGAGATCATGATCACGACCCCGGCCATCGGCAACCTCATTCGCGAGGGCAAGACGTACCAGATCGCCTCGGCCATGCAAGCCGGCCGCGATCTGGGCATGCACACCATGGACCAACACCTGGCCGAGCTGGTGAACACCGGCAAGGTGACGCACGCCGCGGCACTCGAGAAGGTGCACGACCCGGCCGGCTTCGACAGGCTCATCGACCGCGTGGAGTCGCCCACGGAGGCATCCGCTCGAGCTCTCTCGGTGGGCGGCATTGACTTCGGCGATTCATTCTCGGGAGGGGCGCGCTGATGTCCACCAGCACACAGACATTCGCTTACACCGGCAGAAACTCCGCCGGGAAGCTGGTGAAGGGCCACGTGGATGCCACAACCGAGGGCGCCGTCGCCACCCGACTGCGCACCATGGGGCTCTCGCCCGTCTCGATCGAAGAATCCGCTGGCGGCACGGGGCTGAACCGGGAGATCTCTATCCCCGGCTTCACCAAGGGCGTCGGTCTGAAGGACCTCGCCGTGATGAGTCGCCAGATGGCGACGATGATCGGGGCAGGGCTCTCGCTGCTGCGCACGCTCAACATCCTGGCGGAGCAGACCGAGAACAAGACGCTCGCCAAACAGCTGGCCACCATCAGCAAGGACGTGGAGTCGGGCACCTCGTTGTCGGATGCGATGCGCCGGCACGATGAGACATTCCCCCCGCTCATGATCAATATGGTGCGGGCGGGAGAGACCGGTGGCTTTCTCGACAACGCGCTGACATCGATCGCCGAGAACTTCGAGAAGGAAGCGAAGCTGCGCGGCACTATCAAGTCGGCCATGACCTATCCCGTGGTAGTACTCATCATCTCCGGCATTGCCGTGATAGCGATGCTGATCTTCATCGTTCCAGTCTTCGACAACATGTTCAAAAGCCTGGGCGGCCAGTTGCCGCTGCCCACCGAGCTGCTTGTGCAGCTCTCCCATGCAATGGTGTGGCTGGGACCCGTGATTGTCGTGGCGGTGATCGTCTTCTGGATCTGGTGGCGCAAGAACAAGCACACCGAGGCCGTGCGGCGGCGCCTGGACCCGATCAAGCTCAAATTGCCGGTCTTCGGTGCGCTGCTGAAGAAGATCGCCGTGGCGCGCTTCAGCCGCAACTTCGCCAATATGATCAGCGCCGGCGTGCCCATTTTGCAGGCGCTGCATATCGTGGGGGAGACCTCTGGCAACTGGGTGATCGAGCGCGCGTTGCAGCGCGTCTCTGAGTCGGTGCGTCAGGGCAAATCGATTGCCGGGCCGCTGGGCGATGAGCCGGCGTTTCCCGACATGGTCACCCAGATGATCGCCGTGGGCGAGGACTCTGGGTCGATGGAGACCATGCTCGAGAAGATCGCCGAGTTCTACGACGCGGAGGTGGAGGCGACCACTGAGGCGCTGACCTCGCTCATCGAGCCTCTGCTCATCGTCTTCCTTGGCGTGATTATCGGGGGCATGATCGTGGCTCTGTATTTGCCGATCTTCAACATCGCCACGCTGATCAAGTAGCTTTTGCCCCTCCCTCTGGGGTCAGAAATCCCTGATAAACCCCCCAATCGCGGGCTGCACCTGAGAAAATCCTGCGAATAGCATCAGTTCTGCCGGACCAGCTCGTCAGGCTCCCGAACCGCCTGTAGTACCCGAATGATTGGAAAGATTCTTATGCTCTCACGCGTCATGAATGCGCTCTCGCGCAAACGTTCCGCCCTCAACGAGAACGAGAAGGGCTTCACCCTGATCGAGCTTCTCGTCGTCGTGATCATCATCGGCATCCTCGCCGCGATCGCGATCCCCGTCTACCTCGGCATCCAGAACAACGCCAAAGACAGCGCGACGAAGTCCGATCTGACGAACTGGAAGACGGGTGTTATCGCTGCGCAGACTACGGCCAACGGCACGCTGCCTGCGGACAAGGCTGCCGCTGGTATCTCCGATACCACCGGCTCGACCGCAACGGTCTACACAACGGACGGCAGCACCACATTCTGCATCCAGGCAACGAGTGGCTCTTCAAAGACTTTCAAGATCACTGATTCGGCTGCCGCTGTAGAAGGCACTTGCTCTTAAGCCGCTTGGCTACGCAATATTTGCGGAACCATTCAGGGTGGGGTGCTGCTGACGTGGCACCCCACCTCACCCTTTTCCCCCGGCATGAAACGGACCCGACCGTGAAGAACGCCAGCGACGCAATCGCACATCCCGACAAACTTGAGCAAGGCTTCGGCCTCATCGAGATCATTGTCTCGATGTTTCTTCTCGCGCTGCTCGCCGTGGCCTTCCTTCCCGTGCTCATCCAGTCGATGAAGGTCACGGCAACGAACGTCACGATCGCCGCGGCGACACAGCTTGTGAGTCAGGATATTGAGGATGCACGCACCAAAGGCAGTGTGTGCGCGAATCTCGAGGCTTATGTCGCCGAGACGATTCCCCCGGTGATCGACGGGCGTGGTGTCTCCATCCAGGTGCACCGGCAGCCCGTCGTCTGCCCCTCAGCGGCCGCTGGCTATCCGACATCGGTTCGGTTATCCGTCTACGCAACGAGAACCGGCGACGCAACCCAGCTCGCCGGTGCGACGACACTTGTTTCCGTGAGCGCCCGATCATGATCACTCGTATCCGGCACTGCGTCAAAGAACGCGAGTCCGGCATGTCCCTCA
It encodes:
- a CDS encoding GspE/PulE family protein is translated as MASMTEILILHGLLPIEQLDALEHSQAEEEAAIRDLVNKGVINEVQLATARAAQANLPFVELLDYPVDRTAVSLVAPGICRRHNVLPIAVTNNRVVLAMVDPGNVFAIDDVRAATRMQVDSVVAERSDLLAAIDRYLRADGELSDLTTTLEEESAPADAATLSIGDAGDDDAPIVRFVNLLVSQAIQDAASDIHIEPGEHEVRVRYRIDGVLHEMQPAPKSIQNGVISRLKIMSDIDIAERRKPQDGRMSVSHGGRQIDLRVATLPTVWGEKIVMRILDNTNTSLDVRDLAMLDRNFEVFRTSYSKPYGMILVTGPTGSGKSTTLYTTLGAVAKPEINVITVEDPVEYRMAGINQVQVNPKAGLTFASALRSILRSDPDVVLLGEIRDHETAQIAIEASLTGHLVLSTLHTNDAPSAVTRLTEMDIEPFLVGSALDSVVAQRLARRLCERCKAPAPIDPQRLLQLNFTLDPTREMPVIYQPVGCASCSNTGYRGRLAIHEVMVVTEDIERLAVGRASSAEIGRLARAQGMLTLREDGWAKVQLGMTSIDEILRVVA
- a CDS encoding DNA-directed RNA polymerase subunit beta', which gives rise to MLDVTTFDELRIGLATADDIRRWSHGEVKKPETINYRTLKPEKDGLFGEQIFGPSRDWECSCGKYKRVRFKGIVCERCGVEVTKSSVRRERMGHIELAAPVTHIWYFKGVPSRLGYLLDMAPKDLEKVIYFAAYMVIEVDEDGRHADMPGLENELRLEIKTLSDQRDSRIADRLTKLEGDLAALEAEGAKADQKRRTKDGAEKEMNQIRKSFDEDIARLERVWDSFRNLKVGDLKPEDADFNELSDRFGLYFEAYMGAEAIKKRLESFDLAAEAEVLHDQIANGKGQKKIRAIKRLRVVNSFIQTGNSPAAMVLDVVPVIPPELRPMVQLDGGRFATSDLNDLYRRVINRNNRLRRLLDLGAPEIIVNNEKRMLQEAVDALFDNGRRGRPVTGTGNRALKSLSDMLKGKQGRFRQNLLGKRVDYSGRSVIIVGPQLKLHQCGLPKDMALELFKPFVIKRLIDLSHAQNIKAAKRMVERARPQVWDVLEEIIRERPVLLNRAPTLHRLGIQAFEPQLVEGKAIQLHPLVCAAFNADFDGDQMAVHLPLSVEAQAEARILMLASNNILKPSDGRPVTLPSQDMIIGLHHLTTLKEGAVGEGRAFSTIAEAILAHDQHSLDLNAKVRIRLFDVVFAEGTGPQNIEEGKPVLVETTLGRAIFNEALPADYPFVEEVADKGVISGIVNNLAERYPKVEVATALDNIKDAGFYWASRSGSTVALSDILTPPSKPQIIAGYEKKAAKVQGEFDKGLTTENERRQELVKIWTDATNEVAQAMQDNFPKDNTIYRMVTSGARGNWLQVRNIAGMRGLVNNPKGDIIPRPIISSYREGLSVAEYFIATHGARKGLADTALRTADSGYLTRRLVDVSQDVIIREDDCGTSRGLDTVIAAPDSTGTLVRDVNVENSVFARSLAADAVDSKGTVIAPAGSDIGDVLIDKLVEAGVENIKVRSVLTCESAVGVCAVCYGRSLATGKLVDIGEAVGIIAAQSIGEPGTQLTMRTFHTGGSASADDITQGLPRVTELFEARTPKGASPIVESAGRVVIEDTDRSRKVILTPDNGDEPIAYPVLKRSTLLVEDGQHVELGQQIIVGAVDPKEVLRVKGVRAVQQHLVGGVQGVYRSQGVPIHDKHIEVIVRQMLRKVTVVDHGDTDLLPGELVDRSKYNELNRAALTEGKKTASARQEVMGITKASLATESWLSAASFQETTRVLTQAAMEGKSDPLIGLKENVIIGKLIPAGTGLPRYRNVTVEATEEAKAERYPNRIFTDDATFAENDLSFVDFDSFSSDDYTPGTYN